A section of the Amycolatopsis sp. AA4 genome encodes:
- a CDS encoding putative baseplate assembly protein, whose amino-acid sequence MNCGTGQSPTTPATTYQRPGLPALSRRIGTYARFRQSMLARLASRGALAPLTTRDPDDPAIALLDCWAVVGDVLTFYQERIANEGYLRTATEPESLNHLGALVGYTPRPALAATTYLAYTLDPGARTVIPAGTPAKSVPAQGQLPQTFETTAELQAREEWNALQVATTAPVDITDDPDEKIARLGIEGTTAALKPGDRLLLLFGTFPPKIRVVAEATADFPANRTTVKLVTAGLDDLNQAIADLVEAIGTAVSLKPAPSPWIDDTVTALKTTKTYLDSLGTATTASLVLARAVSEFGTELSEQAALARAHASCAIQDWFRNFVGPVSDKADALLKLCTAALRESDPELRYLTAFASGLFCTTPEYRFESRGGCGTKYGTDCDRAAALVGLTPVLPWLRREPSRPPRKAIDLPSTVDELFHPSSDVHPKLLIEADPRLGANLHHAWANEQIAPPPQLSGLQVLRIRAVAGVRPPGAPTDPAGTTTIWLDAVYDGIAGDSWVVVESPDGQQSAAQVTRVQLDTVDVHVPGKSEAVGHKQVTKITVNKVVSPVPGEGTVVWARGEALTAVGDPIATDVQGAEIELARVYDGLRPGRWLVVSGERTDVPHTSGVQAAEVTMVAGIRQRVEPDRYGSRVRTFLSLAPELSYRYRRDTVTVYGNVVEADQGETRTEVLGSGDPGVANQVFPLRQANADNPLTFRPSANASGAESTLVARVSGVRWHETEGLVWSGPTDHDYEVSAAAGTRTLRFGDGVHGARVPAGVENVTAVYRIGAGPAGNVAAGQINQATGRPPGVRAVTNPLASGGGADGDGPADVRASIPLRMLALDRLVSVRDYEDFTRARAGIGKAKAVKLSDGGRRVVHVTVAATGDARIDSSSGSVVALEEALAAFGDRGVQVRVAVRERVLLVLHAGIKVLPDYSWELVEPAVRAALLDEFSFARRELGEPAFLSEAYAAIQAVPGVDYAAITVFDGIGGDVTPIELATVADRLTEAKPCVGASGARFEEVFDEVGYVDGFDTDTLTTIALRHGLTVNELVRLNPGLDSTELAKGEKVTVYRGIRPARLAVLPAGVPEALLLVRIP is encoded by the coding sequence ATGAACTGCGGCACGGGACAAAGCCCGACCACCCCGGCGACGACCTACCAGCGCCCCGGCCTGCCCGCGCTCTCGCGGCGGATCGGCACGTACGCGCGGTTCCGCCAGTCGATGCTGGCCCGGCTGGCGAGCCGGGGCGCGCTCGCCCCGCTCACCACGCGGGATCCGGACGACCCGGCGATCGCGTTGCTGGACTGCTGGGCGGTCGTCGGCGACGTGCTGACCTTCTACCAGGAACGGATCGCCAACGAGGGCTACCTGCGGACCGCCACCGAACCCGAATCGCTCAACCACCTGGGCGCGCTCGTCGGCTACACGCCGCGGCCCGCGCTGGCGGCGACCACCTACCTCGCGTACACGCTGGATCCCGGTGCGCGGACGGTGATTCCGGCAGGAACCCCTGCGAAGAGCGTGCCCGCGCAGGGCCAGCTGCCGCAGACGTTCGAGACCACGGCGGAACTCCAGGCCCGCGAGGAGTGGAACGCGCTGCAGGTCGCGACCACCGCCCCGGTCGACATCACCGACGACCCTGACGAGAAGATCGCCCGGCTCGGGATCGAGGGCACCACAGCGGCGCTCAAACCAGGGGACCGGTTGCTGCTGCTGTTCGGCACGTTCCCGCCGAAGATCCGGGTGGTCGCCGAGGCGACGGCGGACTTCCCGGCCAACCGGACGACGGTGAAGCTGGTCACGGCGGGCCTCGACGATCTGAACCAGGCGATCGCCGACCTCGTCGAGGCGATCGGCACCGCGGTGAGCCTCAAGCCCGCGCCGTCGCCCTGGATCGACGACACGGTGACGGCGCTGAAGACCACCAAGACCTATTTGGACAGTCTCGGCACCGCGACCACAGCGAGCCTGGTCCTGGCTCGCGCGGTCTCCGAATTCGGCACCGAGCTGTCGGAACAGGCCGCGCTCGCCCGGGCGCACGCGAGCTGCGCGATCCAGGATTGGTTCCGTAATTTCGTCGGGCCGGTTTCGGACAAGGCTGACGCCCTGCTGAAGCTCTGCACCGCGGCGTTGCGCGAAAGCGATCCGGAACTGCGCTACCTGACCGCGTTCGCCAGCGGATTGTTCTGCACCACGCCGGAGTACCGCTTCGAAAGCCGCGGAGGTTGCGGAACCAAATACGGCACCGACTGCGACCGGGCGGCAGCGCTGGTCGGGCTCACTCCGGTGCTGCCGTGGCTGCGGCGAGAGCCGTCCCGGCCGCCGCGCAAGGCAATCGACTTGCCGTCCACAGTGGACGAACTGTTCCACCCCAGTTCCGACGTGCACCCGAAGCTGCTCATCGAGGCCGATCCCCGGCTGGGCGCGAACCTGCACCACGCCTGGGCGAACGAACAAATCGCGCCGCCGCCCCAGCTGTCCGGTCTGCAGGTGCTGCGGATCCGGGCGGTCGCTGGGGTCCGTCCGCCCGGTGCGCCGACGGACCCGGCGGGCACCACGACGATCTGGCTGGACGCGGTGTACGACGGCATCGCCGGGGACAGCTGGGTCGTAGTGGAGTCGCCGGACGGCCAGCAGTCCGCCGCGCAGGTGACGCGGGTGCAGCTGGACACCGTCGACGTCCACGTTCCGGGCAAGTCCGAAGCGGTGGGGCACAAGCAGGTCACCAAGATCACGGTGAACAAGGTCGTGTCCCCGGTGCCCGGCGAGGGCACGGTCGTGTGGGCGCGCGGCGAAGCGCTCACCGCGGTCGGCGACCCGATCGCCACGGACGTGCAAGGGGCCGAGATCGAACTGGCCCGGGTCTACGACGGACTCCGGCCGGGCCGGTGGCTGGTGGTGTCCGGCGAACGCACCGACGTGCCGCACACCAGCGGGGTCCAGGCGGCGGAGGTGACAATGGTCGCGGGCATCCGGCAACGGGTCGAACCGGACCGCTACGGCAGCCGGGTCCGCACGTTCCTGTCGCTGGCCCCCGAACTGTCCTACCGGTACCGCCGGGACACCGTGACCGTCTACGGCAACGTCGTCGAGGCGGACCAGGGCGAGACCCGCACCGAGGTGCTCGGCAGCGGCGATCCGGGCGTGGCGAACCAGGTTTTCCCGCTCCGCCAGGCCAATGCGGACAACCCGCTCACGTTCCGGCCGTCCGCCAACGCTTCCGGCGCGGAAAGCACGCTCGTCGCCCGCGTGTCCGGCGTGCGCTGGCACGAAACCGAGGGGCTGGTCTGGTCCGGGCCGACGGACCACGACTACGAGGTGTCGGCCGCGGCGGGCACCCGGACGCTTCGGTTCGGCGACGGCGTCCACGGCGCGCGCGTCCCCGCGGGCGTGGAGAACGTGACCGCGGTTTACCGGATCGGCGCGGGGCCCGCCGGGAACGTCGCCGCCGGGCAGATCAACCAGGCCACCGGCCGTCCGCCGGGAGTGCGGGCGGTGACCAACCCGCTGGCGTCCGGCGGGGGAGCGGACGGCGACGGACCGGCGGACGTCCGGGCGTCGATCCCGCTGCGGATGCTCGCGCTCGACCGGCTGGTGTCGGTCCGCGACTACGAGGACTTCACCCGCGCCCGGGCCGGGATCGGGAAAGCCAAGGCGGTCAAGCTCTCCGACGGCGGGCGGCGCGTGGTGCACGTGACGGTCGCGGCGACCGGGGACGCGCGGATCGACTCGTCGTCCGGCTCCGTGGTCGCGCTGGAGGAGGCGTTGGCGGCCTTCGGCGACCGAGGCGTCCAGGTGCGGGTCGCGGTGCGGGAACGGGTGTTGCTCGTCCTGCACGCCGGGATCAAGGTGCTGCCGGACTACTCGTGGGAGCTGGTGGAACCCGCCGTGCGCGCCGCGTTGCTGGACGAGTTTTCCTTCGCTCGCCGGGAACTCGGCGAACCCGCGTTCCTCAGCGAGGCGTACGCCGCGATCCAGGCCGTGCCGGGGGTCGATTACGCCGCGATCACCGTGTTCGACGGCATCGGCGGCGACGTCACGCCGATCGAGCTGGCCACGGTCGCGGACCGGCTCACCGAGGCGAAGCCGTGCGTCGGCGCGTCCGGGGCGCGGTTCGAGGAGGTGTTCGACGAGGTGGGCTACGTGGACGGCTTCGACACGGACACCTTGACCACGATCGCGCTGCGGCACGGGCTGACGGTGAACGAACTGGTCCGCCTGAACCCGGGTCTCGATTCAACGGAACTTGCGAAGGGGGAGAAAGTGACCGTGTACCGCGGAATCCGGCCCGCCCGGCTCGCCGTGCTCCCGGCCGGAGTGCCGGAGGCCTTGCTGCTGGTGAGGATCCCATGA